One region of Kogia breviceps isolate mKogBre1 chromosome 17, mKogBre1 haplotype 1, whole genome shotgun sequence genomic DNA includes:
- the LOC136792957 gene encoding sterile alpha motif domain-containing protein 1-like, with the protein MERRALLSAARTSSVSECSVSEQTPLEPENGGCPRSLPFPHVSGISVPPVVGVQSWARAVLDAATWSGGRGTAGGAEPRASRVASILESLAPGSGLQGARALGSPRWTGSRRPLQPQPSSTPPRGRGGGSSSLPGTPGPDGPFPPADRARRRGRREKEPLRPPPPTRCAQGSARRGQLPSPLPLSCSPSLRPAQAPPASRLGQQSGVRVRCAALKRNPRPGPDPGSALPGGGEALASSLFSAAEL; encoded by the exons ATGGAACGGCGCGCGCTGTTATCTGCAGCCCGAACCTCTTCGGTATCCGAGTGCAGTGTTTCCGAACAAACGCCGTTAGAACCAGAAAATGGG GGCTGTCCTCGAAGCTTGCCCTTTCCGCACGTGAGCGGGATAAGTGTTCCGCCCGTGGTGGGCGTGCAGAGCTGGGCACGGGCAGTCTTGGATGCGGCGACTTGGAGCGGCGGCCGGGGGACGGCGGGAGGCGCCGAGCCGAGGGCTTCCCGCGTAGCGAGCATCCTCGAGAGCCTCGCGCCCGGCTCCGGGCTGCAAG GGGCGCGTGCGCTGGGGTCTCCGCGCTGGACCGGCTCCCGGCGGCCTCTGCAGCCACAGCCGAGCTCGACGCCGCCCCGGGGCCGCGGCGGCGGATCATCCTCCCTTCCTGGGACACCGGGGCCGGATGGGCCTTTCCCTCCCGCGGACCGCGCCCGCCGTAGGGGACGCCGAGAAAAAGAGCCGCTGCGCCCGCCGCCTCCTACCCGCTGTGCACAGGGCTCCGCCCGTAGAGGTCAActcccctcaccccttcctctctcctgctcgccctccctccgcccggcCCAGGCTCCGCCGGCCTCCCGACTCGGGCAGCAGTCAGGAGTGCGCGTCCGCTGCGCTGCTCTGAAGCGTAACCCCCGGCCGGGCCCAGACCCGGGGTCCGCGCTCCCCGGCGGCGGGGAAGCCTTAGCGAGCAGCCTTTTCTCTGCAGCAGAGCTGTAG